The sequence NNNNNNNNNNNNNNNNNNNNNNNNNNNNNNNNNNNNNNNNNNNNNNNNNNNNNNNNNNNNNNNNNNNNNNNNNNNNNNNNNNNNNNNNNNNNNNNNNNNNNNNNNNNNNNNNNNNNNNNNNNNNNNNNNNNNNNNNNNNNNNNNNNNNNNNNNNNNNNNNNNNNNNNNNNNNNNNNNNNNNNNNNNNNNNNNNNNNNNNNNNNNNNNNNNNNNNNNNNGTCCGATAGtctttaaggccttgaaaatataaaacctacaaaaagagagtaaaacccaaggtagctccattctaaatatgtaaaatgcatgttttactaccctagatttcacacataaatgtgctcatcactggTTTTTGAGACTGTATTACTCTCCAACAAATGTACCCATGGGTCTTCCCAAATTGTAACCGTTCTTGCCATTGAGGCATTGCCAATCACCCACAGCGGAGCAGAGTACTCCGCCAACCAATTTTTGCGagctttttatccttttatgtAGGAAATCTCCATGATTGATGTGGTTATTAAGCACTACTAGTTGAGCTACataatttttggtaaaattagATCCAGATAAAGAATACCATAGCTTGTCAATCTTCTCCCAAACCTAAAAATGTTCTTCATTAAAAGAAAGCATGAGATGCACAAAAATAGTCAGTCCTTATCCTGTAATTGGAGAACACATTTACAGAAGCCAAAGACAATTCAGATCATTAACCATGAGAATAAGGTGAGGGCATACAACAGCCCACGATGCTTATCATACAACGGGGGCTGTTGCTGGTCCATAATTGACCAAAAACCGGGTAAGTCTGTGTCACCTTTCAACCCACCCCTGCATATAAGTatatctcctctctctctctctctctctctctctctgttattcCTCACAGGTCTTTATCCTCTCACTCTCCGTCTCTCGCTGTTTGGggggaatttgaattttgaatttccatCCCAAACACCTgtcattttattctctctctcttgttattCCTCACAAGTCTTCACCCTCTCCCTCTCCGTCTTTCGCTGTTTGAGGGGATTTTGAATGTCGAAATTCCCTCCCAAACACCTGCCATTGAAAAAGCCCGCTCAAAAGTACTCACTAAACCAAAACTCTCtgcctctccctctcccactcCATCTTcatattcctttaaaaattagcTTTTTAGAATCCAAACCATTCATTGAAATGGAATTTTCAAGAACAAAGTCCGACCTCTGTCATGCAATTCGTCTAAGCCTCTGTCAAGACTGCTGTTCGTGTCAGAGGTAACGACGTCATTGATGAAGCGGCCACTCAACTCAGTTTCATCCTTGATGTATTGAATCTAGCTGTTGACACATCAGTCGGAGAAAGCATACAAGCGGCGGCGACTAATCTCTTCCTCGATCATGTACAGACTTCCACGCTTAGCACCAATATCTATAATACATGGTTTGCTGATAGGTTACAGAAAATCATTGATTTCATTATTATACCCAACATTATTCTGAGAGATGAGGACATAATCTTTTTTGAGAGAAATTATATAGAATTCATCAGGTTCTGGGATATGGAAGGGAGTGAAGTCGACTCTCGGAGAAGGGATGCCTGTGGGCTTCTCAAAGGGGCTATTCTCAATTTTATGAAACCGGTCACTGGCATGATCATGGATAAGATAGATCGCATTCTGGGCATCATCTTTCCTCAGAACCTAGTTGCAGATTGGAAGTTCAGAGAGTATGCCTTATTTTTGCTTGGTTTCCTCACTTCCCAACTCGGTGGTTATATCGATAAGTACTTTGGACCATTCATTTCCGAATTGTATGAGGATATTAACAGTTTCCCCATACTAAGGGCAGGTGCTTTAAGGTGTTTCGTTGTGTTTCGACATAAGCTTCCAAAGCTAGTTGTGACTAGCTCAGTTCCTCTTCTGTTACGTTTTCTGGATTCTGAATCAATTGTTGTTCGTTCTTGTGTTGCTGATTGTTTTGAAAAGCTTTTGCTGATGAAGAAAGAAGTGGGAGAGAAGCTTGAGGACGACAAGGAGCAAAATCGGTTTTATGAACCATTGTCGCTCCATGAGTCTCTCTTCCATGCTCTTAAATTGCCAGAATCTGATGATAATCTTTATATCATGAAGTGTATAATGCGGTCTCTCCAAGTTTCTTCCCCTACGAATGCGTCCTGTGATATTGATGCTTATGAATTGGGTTCCATTTTGAGAGATCTTTCCAATGAGCCAAAGAATCCCAACTTCATCACTTATTTGTTTCAGTGAGTTGATTGTTTGTCCTGGGAGTGTTACAAATTCTCCACACCATTTGATACTTTGGTGGATGACTTTGCTCTTAAAGCAAAATTTATGTCTcgagaaaaaaaattgaggctTGGCCCTACCTATTCCAGTTAACCACCCACATTCTGGGCACTTGTTTCTTGAGTGTAACACCCTTGGAAAACGAATTAAGAGGCTTCTTCCAGCATCTCCTTTTTTCTGAAACATGGCAGCGTTCTCCAGTCACTTTGTGGCTTCTTAAGGCCGGCTTTCAGAAGAAACACAAAGAACTACTTGAAGCCGATTGGTTGGAAAAATTAATTGAGATGCTTGTCTTACTCTCGACCTTAGATGACAGGGGAGGCTACGGTCTCTGCATTCTTATACTGAATCTCAAATATCATCATATTCAATATTTGGTCTTTAATTCCATGGATGCAGCGTCAGGAAGTGAGAATTCGGAGGTTTGTTGTTGTGTTTAATTTCTCTGTTTATGGCCAAACATGGGCTGAAAAGACTAGAGAATTCACTTGAACCATAGGAATTTTTACCCATCCTCGACCAGCTCTAGATACCAAATTTTAGGCTGATCACAGATGCCAATGACCAAATGGAACATCCTCACTTAGCACTCACcccttccctctctcttttttttcttaataagaTGATCCTTTTCTTCCCTACAAACACATAGAAAGATGCTCCCTTTTCCTTCGTTCACTCCCTTATTAAAGAGCACCCACCGCTTTCTACATATAGTTAAGAGATTCAATATTAGGGGCCGCTGGCTCCTCCCTCCCTCGAGAAACATtgccaaaaaaaggaaataacaataTAGTCCATATTCATTCAAATTGTTCAGAGGATTTTATTGCAgttctaaggctgtgtttggtgatcaagaaaagaaaagaaaaaagtacaaaattcttgggaattgtgaagttttctttggctccataaaaaattttcttacctaaaacacaagaaaacatgagaaaatatgaaaaaataataagataaaaaataatgatcacacaatgatttcctatgtgtatatctctcttttaaaattcaaaattttttgaattttttttttcttttcttttcttctcttggtagccaaacatacataatctttttattttcttaccattttatttcttttcttctcttttcttttcttttcttctcttttcttttcttttcttttcttttctttatagattcttttttcttttcttttctagattcttttttcctttcttaccGAAATTAGTTCTGAAAAATTCTATTTCAGTGAATGGTTTGGATTCTAAAAAgctaatttttaaaggaatatgaagagggagggggagagggag is a genomic window of Macadamia integrifolia cultivar HAES 741 chromosome 13, SCU_Mint_v3, whole genome shotgun sequence containing:
- the LOC122059815 gene encoding exportin-2-like, whose product is MRIRGNDVIDEAATQLSFILDVLNLAVDTSVGESIQAAATNLFLDHVQTSTLSTNIYNTWFADRLQKIIDFIIIPNIILRDEDIIFFERNYIEFIRFWDMEGSEVDSRRRDACGLLKGAILNFMKPVTGMIMDKIDRILGIIFPQNLVADWKFREYALFLLGFLTSQLGGYIDKYFGPFISELYEDINSFPILRAGALRCFVVFRHKLPKLVVTSSVPLLLRFLDSESIVVRSCVADCFEKLLLMKKEVGEKLEDDKEQNRFYEPLSLHESLFHALKLPESDDNLYIMKCIMRSLQVSSPTNASCDIDAYELGSILRDLSNEPKNPNFITYLFQGFFQHLLFSETWQRSPVTLWLLKAGFQKKHKELLEADWLEKLIEMLVLLSTLDDRGGYGLCILILNLKYHHIQYLVFNSMDAASGSENSEFVVEVTKPLMKRPLSLAVDTSVRESIQAVVANLFLDHVQTPMLSTSIYNAWFAERLQKIIDFIIIPNIILRDEDIIFSERNYIEFIGFRDMEGSDVDSRRRDACELPFSILRSRSLA